A genomic region of Zea mays cultivar B73 chromosome 6, Zm-B73-REFERENCE-NAM-5.0, whole genome shotgun sequence contains the following coding sequences:
- the LOC100282123 gene encoding uncharacterized protein LOC100282123 isoform 2 (isoform 2 is encoded by transcript variant 2): MEGSFQLNPNASPFIPGLLGSSAQKAPEKQGGLIISAGSSSKGEPSGSTFDPSEYEENDMDELALVKMVFSMFPNVSTDFIDELIKANDFDMNLTVDMLYELNSQDMVHDDSEVINHFHDDSEATNDLHDGKGVPGADYHKTVVPESSSNMNQDLQNEESATTSDVKSVLPKFSQINLLHNDLGLPDDDKSAGTSIAN; the protein is encoded by the exons ATGGAAGGATCGTTCCAGTTGAATCCCAACGCCAGTCCTTTCATACCTGGATTGCTGGGTTCATCTGCACAAAAAGCCCCAGAAAAACAAGGAG GTCTTATCATTTCTGCAGGGTCATCATCAAAGGGAGAGCCTTCTGGTAGCACCTTTGATCCTTCTGAGTATGAGGAAAATGACATGGATGAACTTGCTCTAGTCAAAATGGTCTTTTCAATGTTCCCAAATGTCTCCACGGACTTCATTGATGAGTTAATCAAGGCAAATGATTTTGACATGAATCTGACTGTTGATATGCTTTATGAGCTGAACTCACAAGATATGGTTCATGATGATTCTGAGGTTATCAATCATTTTCATGATGATTCTGAGGCTACCAATGACCTTCATGATGGCAAG GGCGTACCTGGTGCTGATTACCACAAGACTGTGGTGCCCGAGAGTAGCAGCAACATGAATCAAGACCTGCAGAACGAGGAGTCAGCAACAACTTCTGATGTGAAATCTGTGCTGCCAAAGTTCTCACAGATCAATTTGCTTCACAATGACCTG GGCCTGCCTGATGATGATAAGTCAGCGGGGACTTCTATTGCAAATTGA
- the LOC100282123 gene encoding uncharacterized protein LOC100282123 isoform 1 (isoform 1 is encoded by transcript variant 1) gives MEGSFQLNPNASPFIPGLLGSSAQKAPEKQGGSSSKGEPSGSTFDPSEYEENDMDELALVKMVFSMFPNVSTDFIDELIKANDFDMNLTVDMLYELNSQDMVHDDSEVINHFHDDSEATNDLHDGKGVPGADYHKTVVPESSSNMNQDLQNEESATTSDVKSVLPKFSQINLLHNDLGLPDDDKSAGTSIAN, from the exons ATGGAAGGATCGTTCCAGTTGAATCCCAACGCCAGTCCTTTCATACCTGGATTGCTGGGTTCATCTGCACAAAAAGCCCCAGAAAAACAAGGAG GGTCATCATCAAAGGGAGAGCCTTCTGGTAGCACCTTTGATCCTTCTGAGTATGAGGAAAATGACATGGATGAACTTGCTCTAGTCAAAATGGTCTTTTCAATGTTCCCAAATGTCTCCACGGACTTCATTGATGAGTTAATCAAGGCAAATGATTTTGACATGAATCTGACTGTTGATATGCTTTATGAGCTGAACTCACAAGATATGGTTCATGATGATTCTGAGGTTATCAATCATTTTCATGATGATTCTGAGGCTACCAATGACCTTCATGATGGCAAG GGCGTACCTGGTGCTGATTACCACAAGACTGTGGTGCCCGAGAGTAGCAGCAACATGAATCAAGACCTGCAGAACGAGGAGTCAGCAACAACTTCTGATGTGAAATCTGTGCTGCCAAAGTTCTCACAGATCAATTTGCTTCACAATGACCTG GGCCTGCCTGATGATGATAAGTCAGCGGGGACTTCTATTGCAAATTGA